In one Musa acuminata AAA Group cultivar baxijiao chromosome BXJ2-5, Cavendish_Baxijiao_AAA, whole genome shotgun sequence genomic region, the following are encoded:
- the LOC103985925 gene encoding probable WRKY transcription factor 15, with amino-acid sequence MTARSDFAILQAAQSSLQSADDLFRRIIAAQQLGRSSNELCSVANGTITEFKRLLSLLDGSPPPRKRIRKGPLLNTTEIDPTQFMERRAFCSTVPSNGLEQKRNREADVKNLCTQSTGVLEQRLMPSIRRPIYYSSISLNGGNNMAKQLWSYCCSSSSTRGSINCSSLLSYRRQHGSGEGAIAGCHCSKGRKDRIRRTIKVPVVGGKAADVPCDDFSWRKYGQKPIKGSPHPRSYYKCSSMRECPARKHVERCLDDANMLIVTYEGYHSHPRSALAASAVAVPR; translated from the exons ATGACAGCCAGATCGGACTTCGCCATCCTCCAAGCAGCGCAAAGCAGCCTGCAGTCGGCGGACGACCTATTCCGCCGCATCATCGCGGCGCAGCAGCTCGGCCGGAGCTCCAACGAGCTTTGCTCGGTCGCTAATGGAACCATAACCGAGTTCAAACGCTTGCTCTCATTGCTCGATGGCTCGCCGCCGCCGCGTAAGAGGATAAGGAAGGGCCCGTTGCTGAACACGACCGAGATCGATCCTACCCAGTTCATGGAACGTCGAGCTTTTTGTTCTACTGTGCCAAGCAATGGCCTCGAGCAGAAGCGTAACCGCGAAGCAGACGTCAAGAATCTATGCACGCAGTCGACTGGCGTTCTCGAGCAGAGACTGATGCCCTCTATTAGGAGGCCGATCTATTATTCTTCGATCAGTTTGAATGGTGGTAACAACATGGCCAAGCAACTATGGAGCTACTGCTGCTCTTCCTCTTCGACTCGGGGGTCGATCAACTGTTCTTCTCTTCTCTCCTACAGGAGGCAGCATGGAAGTGGGGAGGGTGCCATTGCAGGGTGCCATTGTTCGAAAGGAAGGAAAG ATCGAATCAGAAGAACAATCAAAGTGCCGGTTGTGGGCGGTAAAGCAGCAGACGTACCTTGTGATGATTTCTCATGGAGGAAGTACGGGCAAAAGCCCATCAAAGGTTCTCCACACCCACG GAGCTACTACAAGTGCAGCAGCATGAGGGAGTGCCCCGCCAGGAAACATGTAGAGCGGTGCCTCGACGATGCAAACATGTTGATTGTGACATACGAAGGCTACCACAGTCACCCGAGGAGTGCGTTAGCTGCATCTGCCGTGGCTGTTCCTCGATAG